From a single Brassica oleracea var. oleracea cultivar TO1000 chromosome C5, BOL, whole genome shotgun sequence genomic region:
- the LOC106344538 gene encoding uncharacterized protein LOC106344538 codes for MPTCYYLGEIFEELPAIAPEFMRSPDVSDQAWENVMKTQSTPNSVKRLLRERHGLGVTFLIPSASQRPWSPPVGYQCVYESYFRDDTKLWFPIPRLVTAYARRRDAAISQFLNGSWRIVVALMVMAAEIDVSLSVRTFEELTSVSLLDDGLLSIKMRPSYNLTIRLLANIRKNFLRALVLSRDSLKSTGGIFLGKGDWDSSYLPSANKTKRRISLFTIEEQKKINAARKMRGLPDLGAMMAAELGLSNAEPSVPSNELVADDTTLASFDHRESSLGVVVVAPKKKSKKRSRDEPPVNDDLETLPEEGDRSEAAEPSTKKRKKKKQLSLEDNVTDQGTEVSRPSAPSDPTDGPSLNLALADEPQNVSHEVPLQKKRSKQYAEQGTTKRQVPPVAVSSNPGASVPGSSTGGIPVIRETLRVEFPDRVLFEYDGPTPLIYAPHRCAELVSHIKCGPKPFLPVADLIFKDEYVDAARTKLLLKKTVVSKSRLLRRKKAEWQGEFERMAEKRDRAVARRKALKKRADATEEELSVARSTIEALELRKANLMEEIGVKAAEHKKELDRLRDSRVYEVTKERVRIETEMIAKSNKHFGNLREWWTRCGPFDMARLLQSQAFGTKSCL; via the exons ATGCCGACGTGCTACTATCTTGGAGAGATCTTTGAGGAACTGCCGGCAATAGCTCCCGAGTTCATGCGCTCTCCAGATGTGAGTGATCAGGCTTGGGAGAACGTCATGAAGACGCAGTCAACTCCTAACAGCGTGAAGAGGCTCCTGAGGGAACGTCATGGATTAGGGGTGACCTTCTTGATTCCCTCGGCAAGCCAAAGGCCTTGGTCACCGCCAGTTGGGTATCAATGTGTCTACGAATCTTATTTTCGTGACGATACAAAGCTTTGGTTCCCAATTCCTCGACTAGTCACGGCATATGCGAGGCGCCGAGACGCAGCGATAAGTCAGTTTTTGAATGGTTCATGGCGTATTGTAGTTGCTTTGATGGTTATGGCTGCCGAGATCGATGTCTCGCTGAGCGTTCGTACCTTCGAAGAGTTGACGTCCGTCAGTTTGCTGGATGACGGCCTTCTATCGATAAAAATGCGACCAAGCTACAAC CTGACCATCCGACTTCTCGCGAATATCCGGAAGAATTTCTTGCGGGCGCTCGTTCTGTCACGAGACTCGCTCAAGAGCACTGGGGGAATATTTCTTGGGAAAGG AGATTGGGATTCGAGTTACCTTCCATCGGCTAACAAGACCAAGAGACGTATCTCGCTGTTCACCATTGAAGAGCAGAAGAAGATCAACGCAGCAAGGAAGATGAGGGGCCTTCCGGATCTGGGTGCTATGATGGCAGCAGAGCTTGGCTTGTCAAATGCTGAGCCGTCGGTGCCTTCTAATGAGTTAGTGGCTGATGACACGACCCTCGCGAGTTTTGACCATCGCGAATCCTCGCTTGGTGTTGTTGTTGTTGCTCCTAAGAAGAAGAGCAAGAAGAGGTCTCGTGATGAGCCGCCTGTCAATGACGATCTCGAGACTCTTCCAGAGGAAGGTGATCGTTCGGAGGCTGCGGAGCCGTCGACGAAGAAGAGAAAGAAGAAGAAGCAACTATCTTTGGAGGATAACGTCACAGATCAAGGTACCGAAGTTTCCCGCCCCTCTGCTCCATCTGACCCGACTGACGGGCCCTCTCTTAACTTGGCCCTAGCGGATGAACCTCAGAATGTCTCGCATGAGGTTCCGCTTCAGAAGAAAAGGTCGAAGCAATATGCTGAGCAGGGGACGACCAAGCGCCAGGTTCCCCCCGTTGCTGTTTCATCGAACCCTGGGGCGTCGGTCCCCGGTTCATCGACTGGCGGTATTCCGGTCATTAGGGAGACTTTGAGAGTCGAGTTTCCTGACCGTGTTTTGTTCGAGTATGACGGGCCAACTCCTCTCATCTACGCTCCACACAGATGCGCGGAACTGGTTAGTCATATCAAGTGCGGCCCAAAGCCCTTTCTGCCAGTTGCTGACCTGATCTTTAAAGACGAGTATGTTGACGCTGCTCGCACCAAGTTGTTG CTGAAGAAGACAGTGGTGAGCAAGAGCAGACTTCTCCGTCGAAAGAAGGCAGAATGGCAAGGGGAGTTCGAGAGGATGGCCGAGAAGCGAGACCGCGCGGTTGCTCGGAGGAAAGCTCTGAAGAAAAGAGCCGACGCAACTGAAGAGGAGCTTTCCGTTGCTCGTTCTACTATCGAGGCTCTGGAGCTGCGGAAGGCCAATCTTATGGAGGAGATAGGAGTCAAGGCCGCGGAGCATAAGAAAGAACTGGACCGCCTTAGGGACTCACGTGTTTACGAGGTTACTAAGGAGAGGGTGAGGATCGAGACCGAGATGATTGCAAAATCCAACAAGCATTTCGGGAATCTGCGCGAGTGGTGGACCCGTTGTGGACCTTTCGATATGGCGCGGTTGCTTCAAAGTCAAGCGTTCGGGACTAAGAGCTGCCTCTAG